The genomic window TATACAGAGTAAAGAATAAATTCACGAGAAGATGCCCAAAGCGTGTTCAGGCTTTGGAAATACAATTTTGAAATGGAAAGACAACCAGTCTGGCTGGGCAGAGCCTTTCTTCTTGCCCTGCTTAACTCGGCTGAGCTCGTGGCTGAAATCCAGAAGGGCCTGGAGGCCTCCAGAAAGGAGGAGGCTGGCAGAGGTGATTGAGGGCACATAGAGCTTCATTAGCCCAGAAATTAACCTCCATCTATGTAGTGACTGAAGATGGTTTGTATGCCAAAATGATGATCATTTTGAATGTATTTTGAACACAAAAGTGTACAGACTAAAAGATGTTTGACTTCACATCTGTTTCAAATATATTATGCCCAGGATCTAAACTTTTGAGTGTTTCTTCCATCTAGATGTCAGGTGTAAAAAGGACCTGATCTTTCTCGCTCCATGTTTTGAGCAAGAATAATGGGATCCCTTGCTCCGAGAACTTGTGGTTAATGTTTCTGAGTGCTGCTACTTTATGAAACTAATGCTTTTCTACTGTTGTTTCTTTCCCCTTGTGCCCCCTTCTCTTCGCCACTGCAGGAAGGGTGCCTGTGGCCTTTGGATAGCTCCGTGTCCCGGCAGGGTGTCTCAGAGGTGAGGGGCTTGGACAAGGGTGACTGAGCTGGCAGGGTTCTCAGCCTGCAGTGTGGGCAGCGCTAGGGTTACAGAACCCACATGTCAGGCTGCAGGGGGCAGGAGGCTGCAAGTGAGgacaggaaggaggagagaaatCATTTACACAAAACTGGTAGGAGGGTTAAATGTGTTACAGCAAAGATTAAGAAACAGCACATTTAAGTTAAGGCAAATGCCTATAACTTAGGTTAAAGGGTGGGGAGGGCGTTCCCAGAATTTTCTAAGGATTTTTTTACTAGTCTAAAGCTCCTTACAGAAAACAGCTTGAGGATCACTGATCTATAATGATCCCATAAGCTACTCATAATATGGTCTGACAGGTGAGAGTATGGTTTGTAAATACATAAACCTGTCACTGGCGAGTGGATTGCCATTCATAGccaccgtacaggacagagtagaactgccccatagggtttccaaggagccgctggtggattcgaactggcaaccttttagttagtaatcatagctcttaaccactgtgacaccagggctccataaataccATAGCATGATTAGTTTCCATATATCCCAGTTTAATaatatgaattttaaatatatttttgccTTTAAGTTAAAAATATGGTAGAAGCCagtggctatatatatatatatatatatatatatatatatatatatatatacacaaaagatCTTTCTTCTAGAAGAAGCTCGGATGGTGGAAGAGATGAAAGGATTTTGTAAGAAATGTATTTACCTGGAatcatttttggaaaaaaaaatttacaatggTATTTACTTTGGAATACAAAGCATTTTTCATATCAGTGACAAAAAATAACTACGTGAAACTTTTATCCAAATAGCTGGAAAAGTCTAGGaaccagaaagaaaacaaagtgatTTGTTCTGGATTTTAGAAGTAGAGGCTGAGCTTGGCGCCGCCTGCACAGTACTGTTCGCGCTGTATAATTCTGTTTAATGCGGGCTTTAAATTAACACTGCAGTCTCTCGGAACCCTTGGAAAATGCATGCATAACAGACATCAGAACTCCCATTAAACCCACATCTTCTGTCAGCTACAATTCTCCACTATCAACTGCCCGAATAACTGGGATCTGGCCAGGCGAACGGTGACAGGAGTGAGCAATAGGAGAAGGAGATGTTTCCTGGAACAGGCTTGTCCTCTCTTGCGGGGGGCGCGTCCGGATGTGAGAGCCGACAGCCGGGATCGCCGGCCCCACGCCCACACGCGGTGGCCGGCAGTCCCCAGGCCGCCCTCACGCCTCTCACCCTCTCCTTGCAGATCCTGTACGCGCCGCGGCCCCGGGACCGCTCCGCCGCGCCGGTCTTCGCACAACGCGAGCGCTTCGGCCGCTTCCAGCCCACCTTCCCCTACCTACGGCACGAGATCGACTTGCCGCCCACCATCTCCCTCTCGGACGGCGAGGAGCCGCCGCCCTACCAGGGGCCGTGCGCGCTGCAGCTGCGTGACCCCGAGCAGCAGCGCGAGCTCAACCGCGAGTCGGTGCGCGCACCGCCCAACCGGACAGTCTTCGACAGCGACCTGGCGGCCTGCTCCCCGTTCCGCGGAGGCCCGTGCCCGCCGAGCTGCCACTCGGGCGTCAGCGCGGCGGCCTGCGGCAGCAACGGGCACGCCGAGGGCCCGCCTCCGGCCTACAGCGAGGTCGTGGGCCACGGCCCCTGCGCCACGCAGCTGTGCGCTTCGGGCGCGGACGGGAAGCCCAAGGGCCTCGCCTGACCGCCCTGGGCGTCGGCCCCGCCAGCCCGCGCGCGGTGTTGTCCCAAAGCCGCCGCTGAGTGAAACCAAACGTGCCAGCGCGGGGTCCGCTTCTGATTCCTTCCAGGGGAATTGCATGCAAAACAGATTGAAGATTACTGACTTCCATTTGGTCCGGGGAACAGTGTTTATTTGGGGACGGGGAAGGGAGGTTGGTAAAGGATAGGCATGGGGAAAACAGAGAAGGGGTGCTTTTAAACTATACTGAGTTAAAATCCACAGAGCTATTTGATTTATTTAATTCTGAAAGAAGACTTCGCAGAGAAATGAGGCCAGAATGGCCTGTTTTATAATTAactgaatgaagaagaaaatgttaCGTGTTACCATGGGAAAAACTGGCCAGTTTGCTTTTTCTCCCAGAGTGTGGAAGTTTTGTTTGAAAAATACGAATCAAAATTGCTGTTTTGTGTGCCAAGCTATGACGTGGAGACATAGATGAATGCAAGGAGTTAATTTGTGTTgtgattgtgttttttaaatttgCACTGTCTTGATATTTAAAATACATGTGTGAGGGAGCTGTCTTACGTGAAGTTCTGTGTGTCTTCTCACCTGTGGAGGAGAACTCCAGGAATACTCTGGAGTGTTCCCTGTCACCTTGCAAGAACAGATACTGGAGGGATACAGCCTAATGAATACTAACTGAATGTAAATCAAGAAAATCGCTGTTGTCATAATTGCACTAAATAGTAGTGTATCATTGAAGCATTTGGAGACTCTTGGTTGGAAGATAGGGAATACTAGATTCCAGCATTTCCGATTTGTTATTTGATTTACTCTGCTAGTCATAGGTtgcattttttattaaaaataaatgcaacaCGTATAATTTATGTATCAGTATCATACAATGCTGCCTCTCAATCTCTGGCAGTGCAGCTTCTTCAGTAATTTAGACTTTTTCCCACTATAGCATGAAATATCTTTAGATACATTATTTTATGtaataaattgtttaaaatgCAAGGTGGTTAATTTTAATACTATTGAACTATGTAACTTCTCGGTGTATTCctgttctctctctccttccctaagTATTTAACATCAGTACTGGGAGACCGGCAAGGTTAGCAGGAGGAGCCGGGCCTGCGCTGCCCTGAGCAGATAGTAACGTGGGTAGGGCTGGCACTGGGCTCTGCACGTTTAGAAAGCCCCGGGAACTGACAAAAGAGCAGCGCACTGCTAGTCCTGGTAAGAGCGCATTCTCACCGGCTGCAGCACAGCGCTGTCACCGGGTACAGTGTGCCcaagcaaccccactcctagtgGAGCTGACCTAGCCCTTTCCTGGGCAGTCAGCTACAAAACGGTGGATGGACAGTTGTAATGACTTTGAGAGTACAGGATAAAAATCACAACGTGCACTTAAAATGCAGTTAGGAAACTAATTTTAAATCATGCTAGTCTTAGTTTTAATATTCTGGCTATTCACACACATGCGTTCTCACAATGGACTTGAGTACCTGGCTTTCACGAAGGCGCCGCTGGTGAGCCCAGCAAGTGCCGCTGCAGAGAAGCAGGTGACTGCAGTGGCTGCACGCTGTTTGGAGGGTGAACTCCGACTCTGCACATCCTGAGACAGCGATGGGGCTTTGACCCGTGCAGTTTTAATGCTAAATCAGGACAGGTTTGTCCCTGTCTGCCTGTGGGCCTCGGGACACAGACTGGAGAGTCTATCTTGAACTAGAAGTCCGGTCCTGATCCCAGTCTGCTCGATTCTCCTGCTTATCTTGGTGGGTAGGCTGctgtctgtgttttgttttgaggaTTGGAATCTCCATTAGATTCAACCATCCCACACACTAAATCCACAGAACtagtaaaaggagagagaaaaaaagatgggcagcagttgttaGCTCAGGCTCAAAGATCTGTTTGCAAGTGTGAGGCCTTGAGGGCCTCTGGGAATTCTAAGACTGGATTCTTCCTTGCTGCAGGAAATCACGTGAACTTCTGGTCAGGGAGGAGAGAAGCTGTCCGGGCAGAGCCCTGGAGCCTGGGCTTGGGCCCAGGGACAACCATTCCCACTGCCCCTGAGACCTCCTAATCTGGCAGCTGGTTGCCTCTGCTTGAAGGAGGCTGAGAATCATCTCAACACAAAGCCTAGCCTAGGTCTGTCAGTTGAAGAGCAGGAAATATTTGTCTAGGTCAGGAGCTTACTGGTGAGAACTTGCATTGGATTATTGGTCAGGTGTCCCTTCAGATGCAAAGGTGAGGAGATTAGCTAAGGATTTCATGATTCCAAACTTGGCCTGCAATTTTGGTAAAGTGGGTGAACGCACTCTATAGCTCTAGCTCAAAATGGTTTTACCATCTTTACTTTTTTACCGGTTACAAAAATGATCTCCACTTTTGAATTCCATAATAGCTTTGCAAGTATATGAATGTTTTTCAGATGTCCAGAGTATTGGCAAAACAATTATTTAACTGAAATGACTTTAATTGCCCCTTGAAAAAGAGGCTCCTCCTATTCAGCAACACTGGAGAATTGCCCTTTAAGTAGTTATTTAAGGACACATACTTACTAACGGTGAATTTGAAAGATCTTTTAGGCTGGGCCTTTGTCACAAATTAGTTTAAAAGCCAATGTCATAAATTGAATTAACAAATTCCCTTAGGCACAGGGAAAAGATGGTTTGGATGAGTAGCTCTTTCAAAggctgtggctgtggctgtggctgGCCAGTTGTTGTGCCCCCTTCCCCTGGCATGATGTCAAAAGAGTAGTGATGGTGAAGATGCAGCTGACATAGTGGGGCTCTTGTTCCTTCAGGAAGCCCACATGCTCATGGAACCCTAGAGTTCAGTTTAGAAACCAGTGATTTAGGCAATTGATGACAGGCTTATAATCTCAGTATTTTTCAGTAGAATGTTGCAACAAAGGATTGCATGATTCAAAAGAAGAGTTGGTGAAAATTTAAACACTCTTGGGTATACTTCTGTGATTTCTGTCTATTGTCCTGGGCACCATAAAACCCAAGCATGTTGAGCCCTGGCTATAAGAATACTGCCTTCAAGCATATATTCACTTTTTCAGAAACCCTAGTGTTTTCCAGGCATTAAAGCAGTCGTTACCGCAAAAGAAATTTcgctatgcattaaaaaaaaaacaaaaacaatctatTCTTCATGTGCCTGACCAAAATGTAGTTTTAAAGAAGCTTGGCAAGCATATCCTTTATCCTCCCTCCCCTACCCCTGCATACACACATGGTCACACAATCCACAAAATTTCAAAATGGAAGAGAGGAATATTTCAAACTCAAAGAATTTATCACAAGGGCTATACTTACATTCACTAACCTAAACTCAGACTTCTGGGAGAGGAAATAGGGGCAAACAGCACAACTGGGCAGCCTCTTGAACACCGACATAAGAATTTGATACACAGAGGAATGTCTTTTGAACTTCTAAATATCTCCGTTTGAACTTCTTTGCCtttattttgcctttattttatctttataagAACGAGAAGGGCTCAAAAAGTATGCCCTTTTAGAAAGCATCTCTATCCTAAAAGAATCCAGTCAAACCTTTGGCTTCCTCTCAGAACCAGTAATCTCTCACAGGGGATCCTATGTCTTCCATCCAATTGTTCTTCTTTCGGAGGGTCCTTTGTAGGAAGAGTCCACTGTAGTGCCCG from Loxodonta africana isolate mLoxAfr1 chromosome 11, mLoxAfr1.hap2, whole genome shotgun sequence includes these protein-coding regions:
- the LDLRAD4 gene encoding low-density lipoprotein receptor class A domain-containing protein 4, with product MRAECKFTCTSGKCLYLGSLVCNQRNDCGDNSDEENCLLVTEHPPPGIFSSELEFAQIIIIIVVVTVMVIVIVCLLNHYKVSTRSFITRPGQSRRQEEGLQPEGCLWPLDSSVSRQGVSEILYAPRPRDRSAAPVFAQRERFGRFQPTFPYLRHEIDLPPTISLSDGEEPPPYQGPCALQLRDPEQQRELNRESVRAPPNRTVFDSDLAACSPFRGGPCPPSCHSGVSAAACGSNGHAEGPPPAYSEVVGHGPCATQLCASGADGKPKGLA